One stretch of Pseudomonas sp. NC02 DNA includes these proteins:
- the glpK gene encoding glycerol kinase GlpK produces MTDIQNKNYIIALDQGTTSSRAIIFDRDANVVCTAQREFTQHYPQAGWVEHDPMEIFATQSAVMVEALAQAGLHHDQVAAIGITNQRETTVVWDKITGRPIYNAIVWQCRRSTEICQQLKRDGHEQYINDTTGLVTDPYFSGTKLKWILDNVEGSRERARNGELLFGTIDSWLIWKFTGGKTHVTDYTNASRTMLFNIHTLEWDAKMLEILDVPREMLPEVKSSSEIYGRTKSGIAIGGIAGDQQAALFGQMCVEPGQAKNTYGTGCFLLMNTGDKAVKSKHGMLTTIACGPRGEVAYALEGAVFNGGSTVQWLRDELKIIADATDTEYFAGKVKDSNGVYLVPAFTGLGAPYWDPYARGALFGLTRGVRVDHIIRAALESIAYQTRDVLDAMQQDSGERLKSLRVDGGAVANNFLMQFQADILGTQVERPQMRETTALGAAYLAGLACGFWGSLDELRGKAVIERQFEPQLEEAAKEKLYAGWQKAVSRTRDWEPHEGAE; encoded by the coding sequence ATGACCGACATTCAGAATAAGAACTACATCATTGCCCTCGATCAGGGCACCACCAGTTCCCGGGCGATCATCTTCGATCGTGACGCCAACGTGGTCTGCACCGCCCAGCGTGAATTCACCCAGCATTACCCGCAAGCCGGCTGGGTCGAACATGACCCGATGGAGATTTTCGCCACCCAGAGCGCGGTGATGGTCGAGGCCCTGGCACAAGCCGGCCTGCACCATGACCAGGTCGCGGCCATCGGTATCACCAACCAGCGTGAAACCACCGTGGTATGGGACAAAATCACCGGCCGCCCGATCTACAACGCGATCGTCTGGCAATGCCGCCGCAGCACCGAGATCTGCCAGCAGCTCAAGCGCGACGGCCACGAACAATACATCAACGACACCACCGGCCTGGTCACCGACCCGTACTTCTCCGGCACCAAGCTCAAGTGGATCCTCGACAACGTCGAAGGCAGCCGCGAACGTGCGCGTAACGGCGAGCTGCTGTTCGGCACCATCGACAGCTGGCTGATCTGGAAATTTACCGGTGGCAAGACCCACGTCACCGACTACACCAACGCCTCGCGCACCATGCTCTTCAACATCCACACCCTGGAGTGGGATGCGAAGATGCTGGAGATTCTCGACGTGCCGCGCGAAATGCTGCCGGAAGTGAAGTCTTCCTCGGAAATCTACGGTCGCACCAAAAGCGGTATCGCCATCGGCGGTATCGCCGGTGACCAACAGGCGGCGCTGTTTGGCCAAATGTGCGTAGAACCGGGCCAGGCGAAAAACACCTACGGCACCGGCTGCTTCCTGCTGATGAACACCGGCGACAAGGCGGTGAAATCCAAGCACGGCATGCTCACCACCATCGCCTGCGGCCCGCGTGGCGAAGTGGCCTACGCCCTGGAAGGCGCCGTGTTCAACGGCGGTTCCACCGTGCAATGGCTGCGTGATGAGTTGAAGATCATCGCCGATGCCACCGACACCGAATACTTCGCCGGCAAGGTCAAGGACAGCAACGGCGTGTACCTGGTGCCAGCCTTCACCGGCCTGGGCGCTCCGTACTGGGACCCGTATGCCCGTGGTGCGCTGTTCGGCCTGACCCGTGGTGTACGCGTGGATCACATCATTCGTGCAGCCCTGGAGTCGATTGCCTACCAGACCCGCGACGTACTCGATGCCATGCAGCAGGATTCCGGCGAACGCCTCAAATCCCTGCGGGTAGACGGTGGCGCGGTCGCCAACAACTTCCTGATGCAGTTCCAGGCCGACATCCTCGGTACCCAGGTTGAACGCCCACAAATGCGCGAAACCACCGCGTTGGGCGCCGCCTACCTGGCCGGCCTGGCGTGCGGTTTCTGGGGCAGTCTGGACGAACTGCGTGGCAAGGCGGTAATCGAGCGTCAATTCGAACCGCAGCTGGAAGAAGCGGCGAAGGAAAAACTCTACGCCGGCTGGCAGAAAGCAGTCAGCCGCACCCGCGACTGGGAACCCCACGAAGGCGCTGAATAA
- a CDS encoding tetratricopeptide repeat protein: MQSAQPGSEPSDIGDNPRAYVRWVMHAAQLGDADAQATLAQLLLDGRGVQKDEALGLSWFRIAARQRHPMAINMIGRCLENGWGCEVDLEDSARHYRKAADLGLDWGLYNYGQLLTRGRGVERDLVAAYELFRQAAAKGHAKSMNLLGRFHHEGVVVPKDVQLARQWYQRSAEAGDFRGQYNHAAELAHDGDEVQACLWLERALATATPGFLQAAYPVLLGSAFSGIREMGLRYQRHLQA, encoded by the coding sequence ATGCAGAGCGCACAGCCAGGCAGCGAGCCCTCGGATATCGGTGATAACCCGCGTGCCTATGTGCGCTGGGTGATGCATGCGGCACAGCTGGGAGATGCCGACGCACAGGCGACCCTGGCCCAGCTGCTGCTCGACGGTCGTGGCGTGCAGAAGGATGAGGCGCTGGGGTTGAGCTGGTTTCGCATCGCTGCGCGGCAGCGTCACCCCATGGCGATCAACATGATCGGGCGCTGCCTGGAGAATGGGTGGGGCTGCGAGGTCGACTTGGAAGACAGTGCGCGGCATTACCGCAAGGCCGCCGATCTGGGGCTGGATTGGGGTTTGTATAACTACGGCCAGTTGCTGACGCGTGGCCGTGGTGTGGAGCGTGACCTTGTCGCGGCATATGAACTCTTCCGCCAGGCTGCGGCCAAGGGGCACGCCAAGTCGATGAACCTGTTGGGTCGGTTCCACCATGAAGGCGTGGTGGTGCCCAAGGATGTTCAACTGGCGCGCCAGTGGTATCAGCGCTCAGCCGAGGCCGGGGATTTCCGCGGGCAATACAACCATGCTGCGGAGCTGGCTCACGACGGCGACGAAGTGCAGGCCTGCCTATGGTTGGAGCGGGCCCTCGCGACGGCCACGCCAGGCTTTTTGCAGGCGGCTTATCCCGTGTTGCTGGGCTCAGCCTTCAGCGGGATTCGTGAAATGGGCCTGCGCTATCAGCGTCATCTGCAGGCATGA
- the ybaK gene encoding Cys-tRNA(Pro) deacylase: MTPALDLLKKVRAEHRIHSYEHDPKAASYGLEAAEKLGLDPAQVFKTLLASSEKAELLVAVVPVVGSLDLKALAQAAGVKKVEMADPAAAQRATGYLLGGISPLGQKKRLRTFIDVTAQSFPTIFISAGRRGLEVELAATVLAEHTQAKFAEIGRA; encoded by the coding sequence ATGACGCCCGCATTGGACCTGTTGAAAAAAGTTCGCGCCGAACATCGAATTCACAGTTACGAACATGACCCCAAGGCAGCGTCCTATGGTCTGGAGGCCGCGGAAAAATTGGGCCTGGACCCGGCGCAGGTGTTCAAGACCCTGCTGGCCAGCAGTGAAAAAGCCGAGCTGCTGGTGGCGGTTGTGCCGGTCGTCGGAAGTTTGGATTTAAAAGCGTTGGCGCAGGCGGCAGGGGTAAAAAAGGTCGAGATGGCAGACCCGGCAGCGGCGCAACGGGCCACCGGTTACTTGTTGGGCGGCATCAGCCCGCTGGGGCAGAAGAAACGCCTGCGCACCTTCATCGATGTGACGGCGCAGTCGTTTCCGACAATTTTTATCAGTGCGGGGAGAAGGGGGCTTGAGGTGGAGTTGGCAGCGACAGTGCTGGCCGAACACACCCAGGCCAAGTTCGCGGAAATTGGCCGGGCGTGA
- a CDS encoding ABC transporter ATP-binding protein, with amino-acid sequence MSQPLLLNLRNLACGYQDQRVVQNLNLHLNAGDIGCLLGSSGCGKTTTLRAIAGFEPVHEGEISLAGEVISSAGFTLAPEKRRIGMVFQDYALFPHLSVADNIAFGIRKHPQKERVVAELLELVNLKNLGKRFPHELSGGQQQRVALARALAPEPQLLLLDEPFSNLDGELRRKLSHEVRDILKARGTSAILVTHDQEEAFAVSDHVGVFKEGRLEQWDTPYNLYHEPLTPFVASFIGQGYFIRGQLKTPESVTTELGELRGNRAYTWPTGGAVDVLLRPDDIVYAPDSALKARIVGKTFLGASTLYRLQLPTGAQLESIFPSHADHLVGADVGIRVAAEHLVLFQASGSTAAQIPQVESGVRRYSTAS; translated from the coding sequence ATGAGCCAGCCATTACTGCTGAACCTGCGCAATCTGGCATGCGGCTATCAAGACCAACGGGTGGTGCAGAACCTCAATCTGCACCTCAACGCCGGCGACATCGGTTGCCTGCTGGGCTCCTCGGGCTGCGGCAAGACCACCACGCTGCGAGCGATTGCCGGGTTTGAGCCGGTGCATGAAGGCGAGATCAGCCTGGCAGGCGAAGTCATTTCCAGCGCCGGTTTCACACTGGCCCCGGAGAAACGTCGGATCGGCATGGTGTTCCAGGACTACGCGCTGTTTCCACACCTCAGCGTGGCTGACAACATCGCCTTCGGCATTCGCAAGCACCCGCAAAAAGAGCGTGTGGTCGCTGAATTGCTTGAACTGGTGAACCTGAAGAACCTCGGCAAGCGCTTCCCCCACGAACTCTCGGGCGGCCAGCAGCAACGCGTCGCCCTGGCTCGCGCCCTGGCGCCGGAACCGCAATTGTTGCTGCTGGACGAACCCTTCTCCAACCTCGACGGCGAACTGCGGCGCAAACTCAGCCACGAAGTACGCGATATCCTCAAGGCGCGGGGCACCAGTGCGATTCTGGTGACCCACGACCAGGAAGAAGCCTTCGCAGTGAGTGACCATGTCGGCGTGTTCAAGGAGGGTCGCCTGGAGCAGTGGGATACGCCCTACAACCTCTATCACGAACCGCTGACACCCTTTGTCGCCAGCTTCATTGGCCAGGGTTACTTCATTCGCGGGCAGTTGAAAACGCCGGAATCGGTTACCACCGAACTGGGGGAGTTGCGCGGTAATCGTGCCTACACCTGGCCAACCGGCGGCGCGGTGGATGTGTTGCTGCGCCCGGACGACATCGTTTATGCACCGGACAGCGCCTTGAAGGCGCGGATTGTCGGCAAGACGTTCCTCGGCGCGTCGACCCTGTATCGCTTGCAGCTGCCGACAGGCGCTCAGCTGGAGTCGATCTTCCCCAGCCACGCCGATCACTTGGTCGGTGCCGACGTGGGCATTCGCGTGGCAGCCGAGCACCTGGTGTTGTTCCAGGCCTCAGGCAGCACCGCAGCACAAATCCCTCAGGTTGAGTCAGGCGTTCGCCGCTACAGCACCGCCTCCTGA
- a CDS encoding MIP/aquaporin family protein: MTTALQQPSLSSQCMAEFLGTALLIFFGTGCVAALKVAGASFGLWEISIIWGIGVSMAIYLSAGISGAHLNPAVSIALCIFADFDKRKLPFYIIAQVAGAFCSAALVYTLYSNLFFDYEQTHHMIRGTQASLELASVFSTYPHPLLGTAQAFLVEMVITAILMGVIMALTDDNNGLPRGPLAPLLIGLLIAVIGSAMGPLTGFAMNPARDFGPKLMTFFAGWGEMAFTGGRDIPYFLIPIFAPIVGACLGAAAYRGLIARHLPSAAPATTDATEAAATAKTRTS; this comes from the coding sequence ATGACAACTGCTCTTCAACAGCCTTCACTTTCAAGTCAATGCATGGCCGAATTCCTGGGCACTGCGTTGCTGATCTTCTTCGGTACCGGATGTGTTGCTGCGCTCAAGGTCGCGGGTGCCAGCTTTGGGTTGTGGGAAATCAGTATCATCTGGGGGATCGGCGTCAGCATGGCGATCTACCTGAGCGCCGGTATTTCCGGGGCTCACCTCAATCCGGCGGTCAGTATCGCGCTGTGCATCTTTGCCGATTTCGACAAGCGCAAACTGCCGTTCTACATCATCGCCCAGGTCGCCGGGGCCTTCTGTTCGGCCGCGTTGGTTTACACGCTCTACAGCAACCTGTTTTTCGATTACGAACAAACCCACCACATGATTCGCGGCACCCAGGCTAGCCTGGAATTGGCGTCGGTGTTCTCCACCTACCCGCATCCGCTGCTGGGCACGGCCCAGGCGTTCCTGGTGGAAATGGTCATCACCGCGATCCTGATGGGCGTGATCATGGCCCTGACCGATGACAACAACGGCCTGCCCCGCGGCCCGTTGGCGCCGCTGCTGATTGGTTTGCTGATTGCCGTGATCGGCAGTGCCATGGGCCCGCTGACCGGCTTTGCGATGAACCCGGCCCGTGACTTCGGCCCCAAGCTGATGACCTTTTTCGCCGGTTGGGGTGAAATGGCTTTCACTGGCGGGCGCGACATTCCTTACTTCCTGATTCCGATCTTTGCGCCGATTGTCGGCGCCTGCCTCGGTGCTGCCGCCTATCGCGGGCTGATTGCCCGTCACCTGCCCAGCGCCGCACCTGCTACAACTGATGCAACCGAAGCAGCTGCCACCGCCAAAACCCGTACTTCCTGA
- a CDS encoding molybdopterin oxidoreductase family protein, with product MTKTLHHRACHLCEAICGLTLETTQGEDGSLAITSIKGDPLDTFSRGHICPKAVALQDIQNDPDRLHQPMLRVGSEWQPIPWEDAFVLVAERLAAIQARHGQNAVAVYQGNPSVHNYGLMTHSNYFLGQLKTRNRFSATSVDQLPHHLTSHLMYGHGLLLPIPDIDHTDFMLILGGNPLASNGSIMTVPDVEKRLKAIQARGGKVVVVDPRRSETAAMADQHLFVRPGGDAALLFGLLNTLFAENLTRDSHLPVDGLDDVRHAVAGFTAEAMSRQCAVPAEQIRQLARDFAAAERAVCYGRMGVSTQAFGTLCHWLVQLINLVTGNLDRVGGALCTTPAVDLVASTSGGHFNRWQSRVSGRPEYGGELPVSALAEEMLTEGEGQIRALVTVAGNPVLSTPNGRQLEQALDGLEFMVSIDLYINETTRYADLILPSTSALENDHYDTTFNMFAVRNVTRFNRAILPKPEGALHDWEIFVGLARAFAEKTGNTLKPTMPPAQMIDFGLRAGPYGDRLSIAALADHPHGLDLGPLKPNLAGRLKTANGHLQAAPSVILADLARFAAQPVPEVNELLLIGRRHVRSNNSWMHNYHRLVKGKPRHQLLMHPDDLAHRQLTDGQRVRVSSRIGMIEVEVLASLDMMPGVVSLPHGWGHGRPGVQMTIASGQPGASANDLTDERQLDELSGNAALNGVPVQVAAA from the coding sequence ATGACCAAGACTCTCCACCACCGTGCCTGCCATCTGTGCGAAGCCATCTGCGGCCTCACACTGGAAACTACCCAGGGCGAAGACGGAAGCCTGGCGATCACCTCGATCAAGGGCGACCCCCTGGATACGTTCAGCCGTGGCCATATCTGCCCCAAGGCCGTGGCCCTGCAAGACATCCAGAATGACCCGGACCGCCTGCACCAGCCCATGTTGCGGGTGGGCAGCGAATGGCAGCCGATCCCGTGGGAAGACGCCTTTGTACTTGTAGCCGAGCGCCTGGCCGCGATTCAGGCGCGTCACGGGCAGAACGCGGTGGCGGTGTACCAGGGCAATCCGAGCGTGCATAACTATGGGCTGATGACCCACAGCAACTACTTCCTTGGCCAGCTGAAGACCCGCAATCGTTTTTCCGCCACCTCGGTGGACCAGTTACCCCACCACCTCACCAGCCACCTGATGTACGGCCACGGCCTGTTGCTGCCGATCCCGGACATCGACCATACCGATTTCATGCTGATCCTCGGCGGCAACCCGCTGGCGTCCAACGGCAGCATCATGACCGTGCCGGATGTAGAGAAGCGCCTGAAGGCCATCCAAGCTCGCGGCGGCAAAGTCGTGGTGGTTGATCCGCGCCGCAGCGAGACGGCGGCGATGGCCGACCAGCATCTGTTCGTGCGCCCGGGCGGTGATGCGGCGTTGTTGTTCGGATTGCTCAATACACTGTTTGCCGAGAACCTGACCCGTGACAGTCACCTGCCGGTGGACGGCCTGGATGACGTGCGCCACGCCGTGGCCGGATTCACCGCCGAGGCCATGAGCCGTCAATGTGCGGTACCCGCCGAGCAGATCCGCCAGTTGGCCCGGGACTTTGCGGCGGCTGAAAGGGCTGTGTGTTATGGCCGCATGGGCGTTTCGACCCAGGCGTTCGGCACGCTGTGCCATTGGCTGGTGCAGTTGATCAACCTGGTGACCGGCAATCTGGATCGAGTCGGCGGGGCCTTGTGCACCACGCCGGCAGTCGATCTGGTGGCTTCCACCTCCGGCGGGCACTTCAATCGCTGGCAAAGCCGGGTTTCCGGGCGACCCGAGTACGGGGGCGAGCTGCCGGTATCGGCACTGGCTGAAGAAATGCTCACTGAGGGTGAAGGGCAAATCCGTGCGCTGGTGACGGTGGCGGGCAATCCGGTGCTCTCCACGCCCAACGGCCGGCAACTGGAGCAGGCGCTGGATGGCCTGGAGTTCATGGTCAGCATCGACCTGTATATCAACGAGACCACGCGTTATGCCGACCTGATCCTGCCGTCCACCTCGGCCCTGGAAAACGATCACTACGACACCACCTTCAATATGTTCGCGGTGCGTAACGTCACCCGTTTCAATCGCGCCATCCTGCCGAAACCCGAGGGTGCGTTGCATGACTGGGAAATCTTCGTCGGCCTGGCCCGGGCGTTTGCCGAGAAGACGGGTAATACACTCAAACCGACGATGCCGCCTGCGCAGATGATCGACTTCGGGCTGCGGGCCGGGCCTTATGGTGACAGGTTGTCCATTGCCGCTCTGGCCGATCACCCTCATGGCCTGGACCTCGGGCCGCTGAAACCCAACCTCGCAGGCCGCCTGAAAACCGCCAATGGCCATCTGCAGGCCGCACCATCGGTAATCCTTGCCGACCTGGCGCGCTTTGCCGCGCAGCCGGTGCCCGAGGTGAATGAGTTGCTGCTGATCGGCCGCCGGCATGTGCGCAGCAACAACTCCTGGATGCATAACTACCACCGGCTGGTGAAGGGCAAGCCTCGCCATCAACTGCTGATGCATCCGGATGACCTTGCCCATCGCCAGTTGACTGACGGGCAGCGGGTACGGGTCAGCTCGCGGATCGGCATGATCGAGGTGGAAGTGTTGGCCAGTCTCGACATGATGCCCGGCGTGGTCAGCCTGCCTCACGGTTGGGGCCACGGCCGCCCTGGCGTGCAGATGACCATCGCCAGCGGGCAGCCGGGGGCGAGCGCGAATGACCTGACGGATGAGCGGCAACTGGATGAGCTGTCGGGCAACGCAGCGTTGAACGGCGTGCCGGTGCAGGTGGCGGCGGCGTAA
- the argF gene encoding ornithine carbamoyltransferase translates to MSARHFLSLMDCTPEELVSVLRRGIELKDLRNRGVLFEPLKNRVLGMIFEKSSTRTRVSFEAGMIQLGGQAIFLSPRDTQLGRGEPISDCAIVMSSMLDAVMIRTFAHSTLTEFAANSRVPVINGLSDDLHPCQLLADMQTFLEQRGSIQGKTVAWIGDGNNMCNSYIEAAIQFDFKLRVACPEGYEPDARFLAQAGDRVTIVRDPREAVIGAHLVSTDVWTSMGQEEETAKRLKLFAPFQVTRALLDLAAPDVLFMHCLPAHRGEEISLDLLDDQRSVAWAQAENRLHAQKALLEFLVAPAYRPA, encoded by the coding sequence ATGAGCGCAAGGCACTTTCTCTCCCTGATGGATTGCACGCCCGAAGAGCTGGTCAGCGTGCTCCGTCGAGGCATTGAGCTTAAAGACCTGCGTAACCGCGGCGTACTGTTCGAGCCTTTGAAAAACCGCGTGCTCGGGATGATTTTCGAGAAGTCGTCCACCCGCACCCGCGTGTCTTTCGAAGCCGGCATGATTCAGCTCGGCGGCCAGGCTATCTTCCTGTCACCTCGCGATACCCAACTGGGCCGTGGCGAGCCGATCAGCGATTGCGCGATCGTGATGTCGAGCATGCTGGATGCGGTGATGATCCGTACCTTCGCCCACAGCACCCTGACCGAATTTGCCGCCAACTCCCGAGTGCCCGTGATCAACGGCCTGTCCGATGACCTGCACCCCTGCCAGTTGCTGGCCGACATGCAAACCTTCCTCGAACAGCGCGGCTCGATCCAGGGCAAGACCGTGGCCTGGATCGGCGACGGCAACAACATGTGCAACAGCTATATAGAAGCGGCGATCCAGTTCGACTTCAAATTGCGCGTTGCCTGCCCTGAAGGCTACGAGCCGGATGCACGTTTCCTGGCCCAGGCCGGCGACCGCGTGACCATCGTCCGCGACCCGCGTGAGGCGGTCATCGGCGCACACCTGGTGAGCACCGACGTGTGGACCTCCATGGGCCAGGAAGAGGAAACCGCCAAGCGCCTCAAGCTCTTCGCCCCGTTCCAGGTCACCCGCGCCCTGCTCGACCTGGCCGCGCCGGACGTGCTGTTCATGCACTGCCTGCCCGCCCACCGTGGCGAAGAAATCAGTCTCGACCTGCTGGACGATCAACGTTCAGTAGCCTGGGCCCAGGCGGAAAACCGCCTGCACGCACAAAAAGCCCTACTCGAGTTTCTGGTTGCGCCGGCGTACCGTCCTGCATGA
- a CDS encoding DeoR/GlpR family transcriptional regulator yields the protein MNLPPRQQQILELVRERGYVSIEEMAQLFVVTPQTIRRDINQLAEANLLRRYHGGAAYDSSVENTAYAMRADQMRDEKQRIGEAIAAQIPDHASLFINIGTTTESIARALLNHSHLKIITNNLNVAMMLSAKDDFDVLLTGGNVRRDGGVVGQASVDFINQFKVDFALVGISGIDEDGSLLDFDYQEVRVSQAIIANARKVILAADSSKFGRNAMIRLGPISLIDCLVTDQQPVPALVQLLNQHKIRLEVV from the coding sequence ATGAATCTGCCTCCCCGCCAGCAACAAATCCTCGAACTGGTTCGCGAACGCGGCTATGTGAGTATCGAGGAAATGGCGCAGCTCTTCGTTGTCACCCCGCAAACCATCCGCCGCGATATCAATCAACTGGCGGAAGCCAATCTGTTGCGCCGCTACCATGGCGGCGCAGCCTATGACTCCAGCGTTGAAAACACCGCGTACGCCATGCGTGCCGACCAGATGCGCGACGAAAAACAGCGCATCGGCGAAGCCATCGCCGCGCAAATCCCCGATCACGCCTCGCTGTTTATCAACATCGGTACCACCACCGAATCGATCGCGCGTGCGCTGCTTAACCACAGCCACCTGAAAATCATCACCAATAACCTCAACGTCGCCATGATGCTGAGTGCCAAAGACGACTTCGACGTACTCCTGACCGGCGGCAACGTGCGCCGGGATGGCGGCGTGGTAGGCCAGGCCAGCGTCGACTTTATCAACCAGTTCAAGGTCGATTTTGCCCTGGTGGGCATCAGCGGCATCGATGAAGACGGCAGCCTGTTGGACTTCGATTACCAGGAAGTACGGGTTTCCCAGGCGATCATTGCCAATGCGCGCAAGGTGATCCTGGCGGCGGACTCCAGCAAATTCGGGCGCAACGCCATGATTCGCCTGGGACCGATCAGCTTGATCGATTGTTTAGTCACCGATCAGCAGCCGGTCCCGGCACTGGTGCAACTGTTGAATCAGCACAAGATTCGACTGGAAGTGGTGTAA
- the glpD gene encoding glycerol-3-phosphate dehydrogenase: MNPSTLPAPPLAEVYDVAVIGGGINGVGIAADAAGRGLSVFLCEKDDLASHTSSASSKLIHGGLRYLEHYEFRLVREALAEREVLLAKAPHIVKQMRFVLPHRPHLRPAWMIRAGLFLYDHLGKREKLEGSKSLKFGPDSPLKSEITKGFEYSDCWVDDARLVVLNAMAAREKGAHIHTQTRCVSAHRSKGLWEMNMERADGSLFSIRARALVNAAGPWVAKFIKDDLKLDSPYGIRLIQGSHLIVPKLYEGAHAHILQNEDQRIVFTIPYLNHLTIIGTTDREYTGDPAKVAITEGETDYMLNVVNAHFKKQLSRDDIVHTYSGVRPLCNDESDNPSAVTRDYTLALSGTSGEAPLLSVFGGKLTTYRKLAESAMAQLAPYFTQMRPSWTATATLPGGENMSTPEALADAIRSKYDWVPSEIARRWSTTYGSRTWRLLEGVQSLADMGDHLGGGLYTREVDYLCAEEWATQPQDILWRRSKLGLFTTPQEQENVQRYLSKVEHNRGKIEAA; the protein is encoded by the coding sequence ATGAACCCTTCTACCTTGCCTGCCCCACCGCTTGCCGAAGTCTATGACGTCGCCGTTATCGGTGGCGGGATCAATGGCGTCGGGATTGCAGCAGACGCAGCCGGTCGCGGTTTGTCGGTATTCCTTTGCGAAAAGGACGACCTGGCCAGCCACACTTCCTCCGCGAGCAGCAAGCTGATCCACGGTGGCCTGCGTTACCTGGAGCATTACGAATTCCGCCTGGTGCGCGAAGCCCTGGCTGAACGTGAGGTGCTGTTGGCCAAGGCCCCGCACATCGTCAAGCAGATGCGCTTTGTATTGCCTCACCGCCCGCACCTGCGTCCGGCATGGATGATTCGCGCCGGCCTGTTCCTGTATGACCATCTGGGCAAGCGGGAAAAACTCGAAGGCTCCAAGAGCCTCAAGTTCGGCCCCGACAGCCCGCTGAAAAGCGAAATCACCAAAGGCTTCGAATACTCCGATTGCTGGGTCGACGACGCCCGCCTTGTAGTACTCAACGCCATGGCTGCGCGGGAAAAGGGTGCGCACATCCACACCCAGACCCGTTGCGTCAGCGCACACCGCAGCAAAGGCCTGTGGGAAATGAACATGGAACGTGCCGACGGCAGCCTGTTCTCGATCCGCGCCCGAGCGCTGGTGAACGCTGCCGGCCCGTGGGTGGCCAAGTTCATCAAGGATGACTTGAAGCTGGATTCGCCCTACGGCATCCGTCTGATCCAGGGCAGCCACCTGATCGTACCGAAGCTGTATGAAGGCGCCCACGCGCACATCCTGCAGAACGAAGACCAGCGTATCGTCTTCACCATTCCGTACCTGAATCACCTGACCATCATCGGCACCACCGACCGCGAATACACCGGCGACCCGGCGAAAGTGGCGATTACCGAAGGTGAAACCGACTACATGCTCAATGTGGTCAACGCGCACTTCAAGAAGCAGCTGAGCCGCGATGACATCGTGCACACCTATTCCGGCGTGCGCCCGTTGTGCAACGACGAGTCCGACAACCCGTCGGCCGTGACCCGCGACTACACCCTGGCGCTGTCCGGCACCTCGGGCGAGGCGCCGTTGCTGTCGGTGTTCGGCGGCAAGCTGACCACCTACCGCAAGCTGGCCGAATCGGCGATGGCACAACTGGCGCCTTACTTCACGCAGATGCGCCCAAGCTGGACGGCTACAGCCACCCTGCCCGGCGGCGAAAACATGAGCACGCCAGAAGCCCTGGCCGATGCAATCCGTAGCAAATACGACTGGGTGCCGAGCGAGATTGCCCGTCGCTGGTCCACCACTTACGGCAGCCGCACCTGGCGCCTGCTGGAAGGCGTGCAATCGCTGGCGGACATGGGTGACCACCTCGGTGGCGGCCTGTACACCCGCGAAGTCGATTACCTGTGCGCTGAAGAATGGGCCACTCAGCCCCAGGACATCCTGTGGCGCCGCAGCAAATTGGGCCTGTTCACCACGCCGCAGGAGCAGGAGAACGTGCAGCGTTACCTGTCCAAGGTTGAGCACAACCGCGGCAAGATCGAAGCGGCCTGA